The following coding sequences lie in one Lentilactobacillus sp. SPB1-3 genomic window:
- the tsaE gene encoding tRNA (adenosine(37)-N6)-threonylcarbamoyltransferase complex ATPase subunit type 1 TsaE: MQSVKVESAEETMRIGKKLATLLSPGDVILLDGDLGAGKTTFTKGLGEGLGIKRSIKSPTFTIIREYSGGRLPLYHMDVYRLEDGSGDELGLDEYFEGDGVSVVEWSQFVEDTLPDDYLKISFQRLDNEADNKRELTFTGTNDRYNQIIDQILGD, translated from the coding sequence TTGCAATCAGTAAAAGTTGAATCGGCTGAGGAAACTATGCGAATTGGTAAAAAATTAGCCACGCTGTTGTCGCCGGGTGATGTCATTTTATTAGATGGTGATTTAGGTGCTGGTAAAACCACCTTCACTAAGGGACTGGGTGAGGGCTTAGGAATCAAGCGATCTATTAAGAGCCCAACCTTTACGATCATTCGAGAATACTCTGGTGGTAGACTCCCTCTATATCATATGGATGTTTATCGTTTAGAGGATGGTAGCGGTGATGAACTCGGACTGGATGAGTATTTTGAAGGCGATGGTGTGAGTGTAGTTGAATGGTCACAATTCGTTGAGGATACTCTACCTGATGACTATTTAAAAATTAGTTTTCAGCGATTAGATAATGAAGCTGACAATAAGCGAGAATTAACATTTACTGGAACCAATGATCGGTATAACCAAATTATTGACCAGATTTTAGGAGATTAA
- a CDS encoding 3'-5' exonuclease → MNFVAFDFETANRQRASACSLALTVVRDNQIADQFYSLINPEVDFDWRNTQIHGLTAADVRDAPNFKELWEHISDIFKTNRLVVAHNASFDNSVLKRSLERYGIDQPHYMSLDTLRTSKKFYPTLENHKLNTLCDEFNIPLEHHHNALDDSIACANILLYEQQHFGNQALLPFVKTI, encoded by the coding sequence ATGAACTTTGTTGCATTTGATTTTGAAACTGCCAATCGACAACGAGCTAGTGCTTGTTCACTGGCCTTAACTGTCGTTCGCGACAACCAAATCGCTGACCAATTTTATTCATTGATCAATCCTGAAGTGGATTTTGATTGGCGAAATACCCAGATTCACGGATTAACTGCTGCCGATGTCCGGGACGCCCCTAATTTCAAAGAACTCTGGGAACACATCAGCGATATCTTCAAAACTAATCGTTTAGTTGTCGCTCACAACGCATCTTTTGATAATAGTGTGCTCAAAAGAAGTCTGGAAAGATATGGCATTGATCAACCACATTACATGTCATTAGACACTTTAAGAACTTCAAAGAAATTCTACCCAACGTTAGAGAATCATAAGCTTAACACCTTATGTGATGAGTTCAATATTCCATTGGAACATCATCATAATGCCCTGGATGACAGTATTGCTTGTGCCAATATATTGTTATATGAACAACAACACTTTGGTAACCAAGCATTATTACCATTTGTTAAAACAATCTAA
- a CDS encoding cation:proton antiporter, with translation MHILEAVILLIGVVLLSNVLDHFIPSIPVSLIQVFFGLCAAIFMHVSIPLRTDWFMLLFIAPLLFNDGRRFPKRELWKLRGPILGNAVVLVFLTTLLGGLLFHAIIPTMPMSVSFALAAILSPTDPVAVQSISKRVSLPEGVLHIVSGESLINDASGLIAFKYAVAATVTGVFSIQNATLDFLYISIIGCISGAVLIGLVILLQNWLFRQGISDVIFNTILQVLTPFGIYMITEEGFHASGVIAVVVAGILFHFFGGITDYSQPELTIVSEKTWDIIIYMLNGMVFVILGIELPIATTEIIQNDNINTFHAIWISFVAWLILLIIRVAWIYLYQVFGTAITHGKNSMSPLKAAVIAGLSGVRGAVTMAGVISIPTVIDGGARFPSRSLALFVAAFVIIISLIVATITLPLVSKNRSPLITRGSNSDNSMDDDEETSDEDSENSQYITEEQARIYIMKLAINSVEESRRPENQQAAFDLILDYQFLIRRLEIKENNLRDMNKIIADEMALRRVAINGEFEALDKLREDNEISEDAYLISMDQLQRNDKRLRKSEGNRPKISFNLNNQHRIRRIRRSLTVWLVNRNSNSELASQLSKAHIEQAKAAIKALSEYFNRDDIENERFDSQSVYHLVIHYRNQIEEAKHRVLNNKEKLQSQVQRLRIKALASEREGVQTLLEQGKIDWRMAARLRQYINYSETVLIMDYQDDVGN, from the coding sequence TTGCACATACTTGAAGCAGTCATATTATTAATCGGAGTAGTTTTACTCTCCAATGTATTAGACCACTTTATTCCTTCGATCCCTGTTAGTTTGATTCAGGTGTTTTTTGGACTTTGCGCCGCAATCTTCATGCATGTTTCCATTCCGTTAAGAACTGATTGGTTCATGCTGCTGTTTATTGCGCCGTTGTTGTTCAATGATGGTCGAAGGTTTCCTAAAAGAGAATTATGGAAACTGCGGGGGCCGATTCTTGGTAACGCAGTTGTCTTAGTCTTTTTGACCACTTTATTAGGTGGACTGTTGTTCCATGCTATTATTCCCACGATGCCAATGTCGGTTAGCTTCGCGTTAGCTGCGATTTTATCGCCGACTGATCCAGTGGCCGTGCAGTCCATTTCTAAGCGAGTATCTTTACCAGAAGGTGTATTACACATTGTTAGTGGTGAAAGTCTGATCAATGATGCATCAGGCCTAATTGCGTTTAAATATGCAGTCGCCGCGACTGTGACTGGCGTGTTTTCAATTCAAAATGCCACGTTAGACTTTCTGTATATCAGTATTATCGGCTGTATTAGTGGAGCTGTCTTAATCGGTTTGGTTATTTTATTGCAGAACTGGTTATTTAGACAAGGAATCAGTGATGTAATATTTAATACGATCTTGCAAGTGTTAACGCCATTTGGAATCTATATGATTACTGAAGAAGGATTTCATGCTTCAGGAGTTATTGCAGTCGTTGTTGCCGGAATCTTATTTCATTTCTTCGGTGGAATTACCGATTATAGTCAACCTGAGCTGACTATAGTTAGTGAAAAGACCTGGGATATCATTATTTATATGCTTAACGGGATGGTTTTTGTTATCTTGGGAATTGAGTTGCCAATTGCGACAACTGAGATTATTCAAAACGATAACATCAATACATTTCATGCAATATGGATATCCTTTGTTGCCTGGTTGATTTTATTGATCATTCGAGTCGCTTGGATTTATTTGTACCAGGTGTTTGGTACAGCTATCACGCACGGCAAAAATTCAATGTCACCACTTAAGGCAGCTGTAATTGCCGGACTTTCTGGAGTTCGGGGAGCGGTTACTATGGCTGGTGTCATTTCGATTCCAACCGTGATCGATGGTGGAGCAAGATTCCCATCTCGTTCCTTAGCACTTTTTGTGGCTGCCTTTGTTATTATTATTAGTTTGATTGTGGCCACGATTACGTTGCCATTGGTTTCAAAGAACAGGTCACCACTAATTACTCGAGGATCTAATTCTGACAATAGTATGGACGATGACGAAGAAACTAGTGACGAAGATTCGGAGAATTCTCAGTACATCACTGAGGAACAGGCACGAATCTATATAATGAAATTAGCCATTAATAGTGTGGAAGAGAGTCGTCGACCTGAAAATCAGCAAGCTGCCTTTGACTTGATTTTAGATTATCAATTCTTGATCAGGCGCTTAGAGATCAAAGAAAATAATCTCCGTGATATGAACAAAATCATCGCAGATGAGATGGCTTTGCGTCGAGTAGCTATCAATGGTGAATTTGAAGCCTTAGATAAGTTGCGAGAGGATAACGAAATCTCTGAAGATGCATACCTTATCAGCATGGATCAGTTGCAAAGAAATGATAAGCGATTGCGTAAGTCAGAAGGCAACAGACCGAAGATTAGTTTTAATTTGAATAACCAGCATCGAATTCGTAGAATTAGGCGTTCATTAACTGTTTGGTTAGTTAACCGTAATTCCAATTCTGAGTTGGCTAGTCAATTATCTAAAGCTCACATTGAACAAGCTAAGGCTGCCATTAAAGCTTTGTCTGAATACTTTAATCGGGATGATATTGAAAATGAACGTTTTGATAGTCAGTCCGTTTATCATTTAGTCATTCATTATCGTAATCAGATTGAAGAGGCTAAGCACCGTGTCTTAAATAATAAAGAGAAATTGCAATCACAGGTTCAGCGCTTGAGAATCAAAGCGTTGGCTTCAGAACGTGAAGGAGTGCAAACTCTGCTTGAGCAAGGTAAAATCGATTGGCGAATGGCCGCCAGACTTAGACAGTATATTAATTATTCTGAAACAGTCTTGATTATGGATTACCAAGATGATGTTGGAAATTAA
- the murB gene encoding UDP-N-acetylmuramate dehydrogenase: MQTKFAEKMDIFLDEPLSKYTNTKTGGKADVLAFPESVDQIKALVAYANDKLMSITVIGNASNLIVRDGGIRGLTLILTKMNKITVHENIVVAQAGAAFIETTKVAQANSLSGIEFAAGIPGSIGGAVFMNAGAYGGSVDDVVVAADVLTRDNQVLHLDKQELDFGYRHCSVQENNQIVLAATFELRHGSREKIQKEMDHLNELRAAKQPLDLPSCGSVFKRPEGYFAGKLIHDSGLQGFQIGGAQVSKKHAGFIVNVDHATASDYLNVIKHVQATVLDKFGVSLETEVRIIGDNE, translated from the coding sequence ATGCAGACAAAATTTGCAGAAAAAATGGATATTTTTTTAGATGAACCATTATCTAAATATACTAATACTAAAACCGGTGGTAAGGCTGATGTATTAGCATTTCCTGAGTCTGTTGATCAAATTAAGGCCCTAGTGGCATACGCCAATGATAAGTTAATGTCCATCACAGTTATTGGTAATGCCAGTAATTTAATCGTAAGAGATGGTGGAATTCGTGGTTTAACTTTAATTCTTACCAAAATGAATAAGATTACGGTTCACGAAAATATTGTGGTTGCTCAAGCAGGAGCCGCATTTATTGAAACCACTAAAGTTGCTCAAGCCAATTCTTTAAGCGGCATCGAATTTGCTGCAGGTATTCCTGGAAGCATCGGTGGTGCCGTGTTTATGAACGCCGGAGCATATGGTGGCTCTGTTGACGACGTAGTGGTTGCTGCTGATGTTTTGACCCGTGACAATCAGGTATTACATCTCGATAAGCAGGAACTTGATTTTGGCTATCGACACTGCAGTGTGCAAGAGAATAACCAAATCGTGCTTGCTGCCACCTTTGAATTAAGACATGGTAGTCGAGAAAAGATCCAAAAAGAAATGGATCATTTAAATGAACTAAGAGCAGCAAAACAACCATTAGATTTGCCTTCATGTGGTAGCGTTTTTAAACGACCAGAAGGATATTTTGCTGGTAAGTTAATTCACGACTCTGGTTTACAAGGATTTCAAATCGGTGGCGCTCAAGTGTCTAAAAAACATGCTGGCTTTATTGTTAACGTAGATCATGCAACTGCATCCGATTATTTAAATGTCATTAAGCATGTTCAAGCGACCGTATTGGATAAATTCGGTGTCAGCTTGGAGACTGAGGTGCGTATTATTGGTGATAATGAGTAA
- a CDS encoding DUF1361 domain-containing protein, producing the protein MSTLTKWVIRITAVIWMGFLYTYLKNPPFNFLVLNTFLAFIPIELSFHIDERKPRNPILFWIIVIIWLLFYPNTPYLLTDLFHLSLLQPYGSNGLLRLNNYMWFNYSLLMISTISTSLLGFWGLDRVAKAIADRFRSHSVVFTNIIIVGLTVLSSIGIFIGRFLRIHTIYLFLTPEQFIQPLLSMWSDSALLFMFLLTIIQLLFFYLIKLIQSNHFNDNESKPKDLK; encoded by the coding sequence TTGAGCACTTTGACTAAATGGGTGATCCGGATAACTGCCGTTATCTGGATGGGCTTTTTATACACTTATCTAAAAAATCCTCCCTTTAACTTTCTAGTTTTAAACACTTTTCTAGCGTTCATTCCCATTGAACTGAGCTTTCACATCGATGAACGAAAGCCTCGCAATCCCATTTTATTTTGGATAATCGTCATTATCTGGTTACTATTTTATCCAAATACTCCTTATTTACTGACCGATTTATTTCACTTATCACTACTCCAACCATACGGCAGTAATGGTTTGCTGAGATTAAATAACTATATGTGGTTTAATTACAGTCTCTTAATGATTTCGACGATTTCGACTTCCCTACTTGGTTTTTGGGGGCTTGATAGAGTTGCGAAGGCAATTGCCGATCGCTTCAGAAGTCATAGTGTAGTATTTACCAACATCATTATTGTTGGATTGACCGTACTTTCATCAATCGGCATCTTTATCGGCCGGTTCTTGAGAATTCACACCATTTACTTGTTCCTCACCCCAGAGCAGTTCATTCAACCACTGTTATCAATGTGGAGTGACAGCGCGCTACTATTTATGTTCCTGCTAACGATTATTCAACTATTGTTCTTCTATTTGATCAAGTTGATTCAATCAAACCACTTCAATGATAATGAATCAAAACCAAAAGATTTAAAATAA
- a CDS encoding GNAT family N-acetyltransferase produces MAEEVDFRLAGESDAAAVIELLKKLKTESDTFVVDSDLDSLTVEDEAKMISLISLSRSSLMAVSTLGDELIGIVTVEFLKKGIGELGVAVLSEFQGYQIGSNLVEMAIEWSIEYSNLDKLALTVFKDNAPAIHIYEKYGFKVMTDITIDERPAVYMEIATSEE; encoded by the coding sequence ATGGCTGAAGAAGTTGATTTTCGATTAGCGGGTGAAAGCGATGCTGCAGCGGTAATCGAATTATTAAAGAAATTAAAGACTGAATCAGACACGTTTGTCGTGGATTCCGACCTGGATTCTTTGACTGTCGAAGATGAAGCGAAGATGATTTCATTGATCAGTTTATCAAGAAGTAGTTTGATGGCCGTGTCCACGTTAGGGGATGAACTGATCGGTATCGTAACAGTTGAGTTCTTGAAAAAAGGGATCGGGGAACTTGGCGTTGCCGTGCTATCAGAATTTCAAGGATATCAGATTGGTTCTAACTTAGTAGAAATGGCAATTGAATGGTCTATTGAGTATTCGAACTTGGATAAACTAGCTTTGACGGTATTTAAGGACAATGCACCTGCTATTCACATCTATGAAAAGTATGGGTTTAAGGTGATGACTGATATCACTATTGATGAGCGACCCGCAGTTTACATGGAAATTGCAACATCAGAAGAATAA